The following coding sequences lie in one bacterium genomic window:
- the nadA gene encoding quinolinate synthase NadA, translating to MELEAYQSMTPGELTARIKKAKAEKNAVILAHNYQTLDIQKIADYLGDSLGLSRIAARTDADVVVFCGVDFMAESAKILSPRKTVLLPEIKATCPMAKMVTPESLAEAKARNPEKSVVAYVNTTARVKALTDICCTSANAVEVVRSLGDREILFVPDKNLAHYTQKKTGASITPWDGYCYVHNFLTVKDVENARAEHPEAVFLVHPEAPPEVVELADFVFSTSGMAKYVSGIIDENEKRRGVIIGTEIGLVDQLRSQYPGIGIWPLSKFAVCGTMKMTTLAKVAWSIETGNYEITLPEDIIEKARLALERMLDVT from the coding sequence ATGGAGCTCGAAGCATACCAGTCGATGACACCCGGAGAACTGACAGCCCGCATTAAAAAAGCGAAGGCTGAAAAAAACGCTGTCATCCTCGCCCACAATTACCAGACCCTCGATATCCAGAAGATCGCCGATTATCTCGGAGACTCTCTCGGACTTTCGAGAATTGCCGCCCGCACCGATGCGGATGTCGTGGTGTTCTGCGGCGTCGATTTCATGGCAGAAAGCGCCAAGATTCTTTCTCCCCGGAAAACCGTGCTGCTTCCCGAAATAAAGGCGACCTGCCCAATGGCGAAAATGGTAACGCCGGAATCGCTCGCCGAAGCAAAAGCCCGCAATCCCGAAAAGTCCGTTGTGGCGTATGTCAACACGACAGCCCGGGTAAAGGCTCTCACCGATATCTGCTGTACATCGGCTAATGCTGTCGAGGTTGTACGGTCGCTCGGTGACCGTGAGATACTTTTCGTTCCCGACAAAAATCTTGCCCACTACACGCAGAAGAAAACCGGCGCCTCGATAACTCCCTGGGACGGTTACTGCTATGTCCATAATTTTCTTACGGTTAAAGATGTTGAAAACGCCCGGGCAGAACACCCGGAAGCTGTATTCCTCGTTCATCCGGAGGCTCCTCCCGAAGTCGTGGAGCTGGCCGATTTCGTATTTTCAACATCGGGCATGGCGAAGTATGTTTCGGGAATCATCGATGAGAACGAAAAACGCCGCGGTGTCATTATCGGAACGGAGATCGGTCTTGTCGACCAGCTTCGTTCGCAGTATCCCGGCATAGGGATATGGCCGCTCAGCAAGTTCGCCGTATGCGGCACCATGAAAATGACCACACTAGCAAAAGTGGCATGGTCGATTGAAACGGGGAATTATGAGATAACGCTCCCTGAGGATATTATCGAAAAGGCGCGGCTGGCGCTCGAACGGATGCTCGATGTTACTTGA
- a CDS encoding RNA-binding transcriptional accessory protein, translating into MIEVNEQYCEKIARELNISARQVQATLILLDEGATVPFISRYRKEMTGSLDEVAVTAVRDRVAQLRELDKRRDAIISSLDERGLLTDELRDKLNAAETMTVLEDIYLPYRPKRRTRATIAREKGLEPLAVLLFEQGEIDPLKEAQAFVDIEKEVLSAEDALAGARDIIAEWVSEHQEARADIRNLYAASGIFRSKVVSGKEEEGAKYRDYFEWEEPVTAIPSHRILAMRRGENESMLSLRVIAPEEEALAILERLFIKGGGPASQQVRMAAHDGYKRLLAPSMETEIRLVLKQRADEEAIRIFAENARQLLLAPPLGGKNILAVDPGFRTGCKVCCLDRQGKLLHNDVIYPHMSEESTRQAAQKITDFCARFNIEVIAVGNGTAGRETEAFLRKLDLPGQIPVVMVNESGASIYSASEVAREEFPGHDVTVRSTVSIGRRLMDPLAELVKIDPKSIGVGQYQHDVDQGLLKEKLDDVVVSCVNSVGVEVNTASKQLLTYVSGFGPALAQNIISYRDEHGPFRARKELLNVPRLGGKAFEQAAGFLRIRNGDNPLDASAVHPESYPVVETMARDLRSTVKDLMLSDDLRKRIDVSRYVTVSVGMPTLTDIMSELARPGRDPRTQFEIFAFADGVTKIEDLKPGMKVPGVVTNITAFGAFVDIGVHRDGLVHISQMADRFVKNPSEVVSVHQKVMVTVVEVDVGRGRISLSMK; encoded by the coding sequence ATGATAGAAGTAAACGAACAATATTGTGAAAAAATAGCCCGGGAACTGAACATTTCAGCCCGGCAGGTTCAGGCAACGCTGATTCTGCTCGATGAAGGCGCCACGGTTCCTTTTATTTCACGTTACCGTAAAGAGATGACCGGGAGCCTCGACGAGGTGGCGGTGACCGCTGTCCGCGACCGTGTGGCGCAGCTCCGTGAGCTCGATAAACGGCGGGATGCCATTATTTCGTCCCTCGATGAGCGGGGGCTCCTGACCGATGAGCTGAGGGATAAGCTCAATGCTGCAGAAACAATGACCGTACTCGAGGATATATATCTGCCCTACCGTCCCAAGCGGAGAACAAGGGCCACCATTGCCCGTGAAAAGGGACTTGAGCCGCTCGCGGTTCTTCTGTTCGAGCAGGGTGAGATCGATCCCCTGAAAGAGGCACAGGCCTTTGTCGATATCGAGAAGGAAGTTTTGTCCGCCGAGGATGCTCTTGCCGGAGCGCGCGATATCATTGCCGAATGGGTCAGCGAACATCAGGAAGCCCGCGCGGATATCCGCAATCTGTATGCTGCCAGTGGGATATTCAGGTCAAAGGTCGTATCCGGGAAAGAGGAAGAGGGAGCGAAATACCGCGATTATTTCGAATGGGAAGAGCCGGTGACCGCAATTCCTTCACACCGGATACTTGCCATGCGCCGTGGAGAGAATGAGTCGATGCTTTCCCTGCGGGTGATTGCCCCCGAAGAGGAGGCGCTTGCCATTCTGGAGCGGCTGTTCATCAAGGGCGGCGGCCCCGCTTCACAGCAGGTCAGGATGGCTGCCCATGACGGTTACAAGCGGCTTCTTGCGCCATCCATGGAAACGGAGATCAGGCTTGTTCTGAAACAACGGGCCGATGAGGAGGCGATCAGGATTTTTGCCGAAAACGCCCGTCAGCTCCTTCTTGCACCGCCACTCGGTGGAAAGAATATTCTCGCTGTCGATCCGGGATTCCGCACGGGGTGCAAGGTATGCTGTCTCGACCGTCAGGGAAAGCTCCTGCACAACGATGTCATCTACCCTCACATGTCGGAAGAGAGCACCCGTCAGGCCGCGCAAAAGATCACGGATTTCTGCGCCCGTTTCAATATCGAAGTGATCGCCGTGGGAAACGGCACCGCGGGCAGAGAGACCGAGGCGTTTCTCCGCAAGCTCGATCTTCCGGGGCAGATACCGGTTGTCATGGTCAACGAAAGCGGGGCATCGATTTATTCGGCTTCGGAAGTCGCCCGTGAGGAGTTTCCCGGTCATGATGTGACTGTCCGCAGCACCGTTTCCATTGGCAGACGGCTTATGGACCCTCTTGCAGAGCTCGTGAAGATCGATCCCAAGTCGATCGGCGTCGGGCAGTATCAGCACGATGTGGATCAGGGCCTGCTCAAGGAAAAGCTCGATGATGTCGTCGTGAGCTGTGTGAACAGCGTCGGAGTCGAGGTCAATACCGCCAGTAAACAGCTTCTTACCTATGTCTCGGGATTCGGGCCTGCACTTGCCCAGAACATAATCAGTTACCGTGATGAGCACGGCCCGTTCAGGGCGCGGAAGGAATTGCTCAACGTGCCGCGTCTCGGCGGGAAGGCGTTTGAACAGGCGGCGGGATTTCTCCGGATACGGAACGGCGACAATCCTCTCGATGCAAGCGCGGTTCACCCGGAGAGTTACCCTGTCGTCGAAACCATGGCCCGTGACCTGCGGAGCACGGTTAAAGACCTGATGCTGAGCGACGATCTTCGGAAACGGATAGACGTTTCACGGTATGTGACCGTTTCTGTGGGCATGCCCACGCTGACCGACATCATGTCCGAGCTTGCCAGGCCGGGCCGTGACCCGCGGACGCAGTTCGAGATTTTTGCGTTTGCGGATGGTGTCACCAAAATCGAGGATCTGAAACCCGGCATGAAAGTCCCCGGCGTTGTAACCAATATTACCGCGTTTGGAGCATTTGTCGATATTGGCGTTCACCGTGACGGTCTTGTTCATATCAGTCAGATGGCCGACCGGTTTGTGAAGAATCCGTCGGAAGTTGTCAGCGTTCATCAGAAGGTCATGGTTACCGTGGTCGAGGTCGATGTCGGGCGGGGGCGGATATCTTTATCGATGAAGTGA
- the nadB gene encoding L-aspartate oxidase, translating into MIKSDFLVIGSGIAGLSFALKAAGLGSVVIITKKTNSESSTNYAQGGIACALGGDDSRERHVADTLSTGEGLCHEDVVTAVVNEGPEMIRQLVDWGCRFNRTGNGGFSLGREGGHTRNRIIHTDDLTGREIERALLEQVIAHPNITMLENHCAVDLLTEHNLGVITKPHEIHCFGAYALDADTGAVETYISGMTMLATGGVGQVYLYTTNPGIATGDGIAMAFRAGAEVGNLEFIQFHPTSFMLPDGTSFLISEAVRGYGGVLVDSKGNRIMEAHPMKDLAPRDIVARTIDRYLKNSGDTCVYLDVTGFDADATKKRFPNIYETCLKYGVDLTKDPIPVVPSAHYMCGGVMTDSYGRTTISNLYAVGEVAFTGLHGANRLASNSLLEAVVMASRAFSAVKEDRRLLSGLPDIPEWNDRGTFDPEEWVIISHDRNNIRLLMWDLVGIVRSDFRLRRAMSRIELILDEVEKYYRRTRLSPELIELRNLAICAWLIVMCARHRKESRGLHYNTDYPDRDDRVWKHDTLIQNEEILA; encoded by the coding sequence GTGATAAAATCCGATTTTTTAGTTATCGGTTCAGGCATAGCAGGTCTGTCGTTTGCATTGAAAGCAGCCGGACTAGGCAGCGTGGTGATCATCACGAAAAAAACCAACAGCGAATCCTCGACAAACTATGCACAGGGTGGAATAGCCTGCGCGCTCGGCGGCGACGATTCAAGGGAACGGCATGTTGCCGATACTCTTTCTACGGGTGAAGGGCTCTGCCACGAGGATGTGGTTACCGCCGTGGTCAATGAAGGTCCGGAGATGATCCGGCAGCTGGTCGACTGGGGATGCCGTTTCAACCGAACCGGGAACGGAGGTTTTTCGCTCGGCCGCGAGGGGGGGCATACCCGCAACCGGATTATACACACCGATGATCTGACCGGACGAGAGATAGAGCGGGCGCTCCTCGAACAGGTGATCGCGCATCCGAATATCACCATGCTCGAAAACCATTGCGCGGTGGACCTTCTCACCGAGCATAACCTCGGCGTCATTACGAAACCGCATGAAATACACTGTTTCGGAGCATATGCGCTCGATGCGGACACCGGCGCCGTGGAAACGTATATATCGGGGATGACCATGCTTGCCACCGGCGGAGTGGGACAGGTTTACCTCTACACCACGAATCCCGGAATTGCCACGGGCGATGGAATCGCGATGGCTTTCCGTGCGGGGGCAGAAGTCGGAAACCTTGAATTCATACAGTTTCATCCAACGAGCTTCATGCTTCCGGATGGCACATCGTTCCTGATTTCGGAAGCGGTCAGGGGCTATGGCGGCGTGCTCGTCGACAGCAAAGGAAACCGTATCATGGAAGCTCATCCCATGAAAGACCTTGCGCCCCGCGACATTGTTGCGCGGACAATCGACCGGTATCTCAAGAACAGCGGAGATACATGCGTCTATCTCGATGTGACCGGTTTCGACGCCGATGCCACAAAAAAGCGGTTTCCCAACATTTACGAAACCTGCCTGAAATACGGCGTCGATTTAACGAAAGACCCCATCCCCGTCGTACCTTCGGCTCATTACATGTGCGGCGGAGTAATGACCGACTCGTACGGCAGGACGACAATCTCGAACCTGTATGCTGTTGGTGAAGTGGCATTCACCGGGCTGCACGGCGCTAACAGGCTCGCCTCGAACTCGCTCCTCGAAGCGGTTGTGATGGCTTCGCGGGCTTTTTCGGCGGTGAAGGAAGACCGCCGGCTTCTCTCCGGGCTGCCCGATATACCCGAATGGAACGACCGAGGAACATTCGATCCCGAGGAATGGGTCATCATTTCCCATGACCGCAATAACATACGGCTGCTTATGTGGGATCTCGTCGGTATCGTCAGGAGCGATTTCCGGCTCAGACGGGCCATGAGCCGTATCGAGCTGATACTGGATGAGGTCGAAAAATACTACCGGCGGACGAGACTTTCACCCGAGCTCATCGAGCTGAGGAACCTGGCTATCTGCGCATGGCTCATTGTGATGTGCGCCCGTCACCGTAAGGAGTCGCGCGGTCTCCATTACAATACCGATTACCCGGACCGCGATGACCGTGTCTGGAAACACGATACACTCATTCAGAACGAGGAAATCCTGGCCTGA